TCTGATCTCTTCCAAAAAGCTCTGACATATTCCAGCCTTTTTTATTATATCTCACCTTGCACCCATACATACAAGCACTTATTCCTAAATTTATTTTTTCTTTTAGAACTGTATCCATAAACTAATCCCCTCTCATACCAAACTCTAAGCCATTAATACCCAAACCTAGCTGAATTAATATAAAAAGTAAAAAAAAGCTCGAAAAGAGCTTTTTAGTTTTAAAATATGTAATTAGAATCTAGCTTTTCCTAGTTCTTCGTCTAAAAATTTTTGGATTCCTAAAAGTTTTTTATGTATAGAGCATTTATCAGCTGCATCTCTAGTACAATTTGTTTTATTTGCAAGACATCTATTTAAGTAAATATCGCCTTCGATAGCCTCTATTACTTCCTTATAAGATATTTCACCAGGCTCCTTTGTCAGAGCATAGCCCCCTGAGACTCCTCTATAAGCTTTTGTTATACCTGCCGCGTTTAGTTTTCTAAGAATTTTAAGCGCAAATCTAAGGGGTACATCCTGTTCTTTTGCAATTATTGACGCACCTACTCTGCTCTCTTCTTGATTTGCCAAGTATTGTACTATCCTAAGCGCATAATCTGACTCTTGTGTTATCTTCATACAAAACTACCCCAATCTATGCATAAATATGCATTTAAATTCATTCCTATATAACAAAATATTACAACCTAAAACTAATTCTGTCAAATACTTAGGATGTAAAATTTATACTAATTTGATAAATTTTTTAAACCTTAATTAAGTTATTGAAATTTTTGCAAAATAAATACCCAAGTCGCCTTGAGTATTTACATGCTTTAATTACTTTTTAAATATTCCAAATGGCTTTCCAAGTGGAAGGAAAACTCTTCCAAAATGGTTGTTTGCTAAATGTGCTATAGCTCCATAGAAAGCAAGTAATGAAATAATAAGCTCTGAATAAGCTGCTAGTAAATGCATTTCATGCTCCATTATTCCAAGAACTGAGCAGAACAGACCTAGGAAAAGTAAGTCGATAAAACACATAACAATGAATAAGTGCTTGTTTGTTTCAGCAGCTACAAGTGTAGCTCCCATACTAAATATAAAGTATCCTATAAATGCGACTCCTAGCTGACGAACATCTGCTTTTGCTGCCATAGCTTCTCCAAACACTCCGTTTTGAATCATCCAAGTCATAGCTACTCCTAGCCAGAAAAACCCGTAAGCTCCAAAAACTGTAGTTCCGAAAATGTTGTTCTTTTGAGCATCTTTAAATGAAGCAAAAAGCTGTGCGCAGGCTCCTAAGAAAATAGCCCATGGTATTACAAGAGCAGTTCCTTCAGTTAATCCTAGCTTTTGTGATGCTGCTACTAGAGTTACCATTGCTAGACCAAACTGACCTAATGCCGTAGGATCTGCAGTAACTACTTTGTTTTCAATAATTTGATTGTTTTGCATACTTCCCTCCAATATGTAAAAAAATATATATTCCTACATAAGTTAACAGATTCACAAACAAAAGTCAATCAAATTTGTATAATATACAACCATAATTTTTATTATATATTAATCTTACTTATTCTGTAGCAGCAGGTCATTTTCTTTGATATATCCTTTTTTTCTCATGTACATAGAAATCGCATAGCTAAGTACAGCTGGAAGTAAAAAATGAAGTAAGGCTATTCCTATAAACGCTTCATTTCCCATAACTGAATATGTTGAAAACTGACCTACTAGTCCACTGGTTCCCATACCTGCTCCAACGCTATCAGCTTTCATTTTGAAAACTGTAGTT
The sequence above is a segment of the Acetoanaerobium noterae genome. Coding sequences within it:
- a CDS encoding RrF2 family transcriptional regulator, translated to MKITQESDYALRIVQYLANQEESRVGASIIAKEQDVPLRFALKILRKLNAAGITKAYRGVSGGYALTKEPGEISYKEVIEAIEGDIYLNRCLANKTNCTRDAADKCSIHKKLLGIQKFLDEELGKARF
- a CDS encoding acetate uptake transporter, whose translation is MQNNQIIENKVVTADPTALGQFGLAMVTLVAASQKLGLTEGTALVIPWAIFLGACAQLFASFKDAQKNNIFGTTVFGAYGFFWLGVAMTWMIQNGVFGEAMAAKADVRQLGVAFIGYFIFSMGATLVAAETNKHLFIVMCFIDLLFLGLFCSVLGIMEHEMHLLAAYSELIISLLAFYGAIAHLANNHFGRVFLPLGKPFGIFKK